From Brienomyrus brachyistius isolate T26 chromosome 21, BBRACH_0.4, whole genome shotgun sequence, the proteins below share one genomic window:
- the hs2st1a gene encoding heparan sulfate 2-O-sulfotransferase 1 isoform X2, protein MKGYPVERASWHWEQKLERAIARHEVREIEQRHTQDGGRESPLGESDDVVIIYNRVPKTASTSFTNIAYDLCGKNKYHVLHINTTKNNPVMSLQDQVRFVRNVTSWTEMKPAFYHGHVAFLDFSKFGVKRKPIYINVIRDPIERLVSYYYFLRFGDDYRPGLRRRKQGDKKTFDECVSSGGSDCAAEKLWLQIPFFCGHYSECWNVGSRWALEQAKYNLVNEYLLVGVTEELEDFIMILEAALPRYFRGATELYRTGKKSHLRKTSEKKPPTKESIAKLQQSDIWKMESEFYEFALEQFQFVRAHAVREKDGDLYILAQNYFYEKIYPKMT, encoded by the exons AGCGCGCCATCGCAAGGCATGAGGTGCGGGAGATTGAGCAGCGCCACACTCAGGACGGCGGGCGGGAGTCGCCGCTGGGCGAGAGCGATGACGTGGTCATCATCTACAACCGTGTGCCCAAGACGGCCAGCACCTCCTTCACCAACATCGCCTACGACCTGTGCGGCAAGAACAAGTACCACGTGCTACACATCAACACCACCAAGAACAACCCTGTCATGTCCCTGCAGGACCAG GTGCGGTTCGTGAGGAACGTGACGTCCTGGACGGAGATGAAGCCAGCTTTTTACCACGGACACGTGGCTTTCCTGGACTTCTCCAA GTTCGGCGTGAAACGAAAGCCCATCTACATCAATGTGATCCGAGACCCCATCGAGCGCCTTGTGTCCTATTACTACTTCCTGCGCTTTGGAGATGACTACCGGCCGGGACTGAGGAGGAGAAAGCAGGGGGATAAGAAG ACCTTCGATGAGTGCGTGTCGTCCGGAGGGTCCGATTGCGCTGCCGAGAAGCTCTGGCTGCAGATCCCTTTCTTCTGCGGACACTATTCGGAATGCTG GAACGTGGGGAGCCGGTGGGCGCTGGAGCAGGCCAAATATAACCTGGTGAACGAGTACCTGCTGGTGGGCGTGACCGAGGAGCTGGAGGACTTCATCATGATCTTGGAAGCAGCTTTACCGCGGTACTTTCGTGGTGCCACTGAGCTGTACCGCACAG GGAAGAAGTCTCACCTGAGGAAGACGAGCGAGAAGAAACCTCCCACCAAGGAGTCCATCGCCAAGCTCCAGCAGTCAGACATCTGGAAGATGGAGAGCGAGTTCTATGAGTTCGCACTGGAGCAGTTCCAGTTCGTCCGTGCCCACGCCGTCAGGGAGAAGGATGGAGACCTGTACATCCTGGCCCAGAACTACTTCTACGAGAAGATTTATCCCAAGATGACCTAG